A part of Notolabrus celidotus isolate fNotCel1 chromosome 21, fNotCel1.pri, whole genome shotgun sequence genomic DNA contains:
- the kmt2e gene encoding inactive histone-lysine N-methyltransferase 2E isoform X5: MSIVIPVGVDTADTSYLDMAAGSDRPESVEASPVVVEKSSYPHQIYSSSSHHSHSYIGLPYADHNYGARPPPTPPASPPPSMLIRQGEGGLFVPGGQDEASRGTTLSTSEDGSYGADITRCICGFTHDDGYMICCDKCSAWQHIDCMGIDRQNIPETYLCERCQPRHLDRERAILLQTRKRECLSDGDTSATESGDEVPLELYSTFQHTPTTITLTTGRLGNKQADKKRKKSGDKEPPAGSARAKKAFREGSRKSSRVKLCDFIAQGAAPEQEPTEHPSLWENKIKTWMERYEEASSNQYSEDVQVLLRVKEQGDGKSLAYNTHPASFKPPVESQVQKNKKILKAVRDLAPDSLIIEYRGKFMLRQQFEANGYFFKRPYPFVLFYSKFDGLEMCVDARSFGNEARFIRRSCTPNSEVRHVVEDGMLHLYIYSLRPIIKGTEITIGFDFDYGSCKYKVDCACLKGNPECPVLKHNLEPTENMGSGGRRRRSLKDKEMVRDDLGQNQNVGLDGEGKSKSVGDGKQRKLSPLRLSISNNQDPELYEDLEDKTSVSNEVEMESEEQIAERRRKMTREERKMEAILQAFARMEKREKRREQALERIGTVKTEVGGRSDIKDEPPVTPEMADSPTVMQPLLEVKEEPGLKPAKVKGSRNRKSFSRNRTHIGQQRRRARTISTCSDLPPGSPIESIEPLSNEMPEGEMLPAPEPEAIDAQGAPESSPPHSCSPAPDRVRTGSKNFKTKKHFVSEWVGEKQQQQMQDHSGVRTPEPVPERPLRISSDPEVLATQLNALPGMACSPQVYSTPKHYVRFSSPFLANRSPTTPGVPTGRRRSRELPETPPTTGSCKKRWLKQALEEEGSPSPARRPSLFMPCEGPLSPSINGDSDSPLPYNGTCSLPELPTPLKKRRLSPLDACISESSTPYGSPCATPTRAEQPEAPATPVLLATPPRTRIEEPSTEPLPSTPTHTLSTPQESESSAESSPEVSRKPSVQEADRPPSLVSSPCIRATSSDGLPTEVKLSAPDSPQPPASESVDSGEDRADAAVVEVSSEASSSAETCASSFSGWIKSPDRGPTGPAGLNFSPVNSNLRDLTPSHTLEPLVAPFRPDAAAGAAAGSTAGTGTLVVSQAPFSEGQGPLFYPCAEEGGLAFSRSLSGDGSGEGGGSAQNPPQKKKVSLLEYRKRQREARRSGSKTECSSPVATVPPLSVDAFPCAPEITSEPPPPPAPAVPCNTTTIITTTPTTATTPNTNPPAVKEPQPSEEAEASGEKGEREGGEGQWTSSTSVEQARERSYHRALLLSKDKDTDAEAEGGDTPALRDCPSPSLQKTPTHAPGSPGPPAQPPSRPTKEEDAESQPRTPNPTSQPPSKPAGPKPTPLTPTKLLPTPLPSSPVHYPGPSLLHSPKPQPQGSPFRSQRALFSTQPPNQPQPQAQAGPAPFPQYNAQSAPPPPPPPPPAPPVSTAYFPNPSPSPAGPFPGFKPSVTPPYPPGSQPMMQTLPISVHYQSSAAPPPPPPPPPHPMPGPTLLHLQPPPIQQHQLLLTTAPPPPPPPQGQAAQTQQQQQPPPGGGNLLSLTPPPPPPPPPPAPSSNAPMQPLHFQNLAGFQPALLHPGAAANPSVPPSSYPPPLQQTGLPPPPPPPPQQTQQGQAQAAASQMPSGTRGAPASSTPFHSSGYLSTGWH; encoded by the exons ATGAGCATAGTCATCCCAGTAGGGGTGGACACAGCAGACACCTCATACCTGGACATGGCTGCGGGCTCAGA CAGACCTGAATCGGTGGAGGCCAGCCCTGTGGTGGTGGAAAAGTCCAGCTACCCACACCAGATCTACAGCAGCAGTTCTCACCATTCCCACAGTTACATTGGCCTGCCTTATGCT GACCATAACTATGGGGCCCGGCCCCCACCTACACCGCCAgcctcccctcccccctccatGTTGATCCGACAAGGAGAGGGGGGGCTGTTTGTTCCAGGGGGTCAGGACGAAGCATCTCGGGGCACCACGCTCAGCACCTCAGAGGATGGCAGCTACGGGGCTGACATCACCCGCTGCATCTGTGGCTTCACCCATGATGACGGCTACATGATCTGCTGTGACAAGTGCAG TGCCTGGCAGCATATAGACTGCATGGGCATCGACAGGCAGAACATTCCTGAGACCTACCTGTGTGAACGCTGCCAACCACGACACCTGGACAGAGAGAGGGCCATCCTGCTGCAGACCAGGAAACGGGAATGTTTGTCTG ATGGGGACACCAGTGCTACAGAGAGTGGAGATGAAGTGCCGCTAGAGCTCTACTCCACCTTCCAACACACGCCTACCACCATCACACTGACGACCGGGCGCCTTGGCAATAAGCAGgctgacaaaaaaagaaaaaagagtggTGATAAAGAGCCTCCAGCGGGTTCTGCACGAGCCAAGAAG GCTTTCAGAGAGGGGTCCAGAAAGTCCTCCAGAGTAAAG CTTTGTGATTTTATCGCTCAGGGTGCAGCTCCGGAGCAGGAGCCCACCGAGCACCCGTCCCTTTGGGAGAACAAGATCAAGACGTGGATGGAGCGTTACGAGGAGGCCAGCAGTAATCAGTACAGCGAGGACGTCCAGGTCCTGCTGCGTGTCAAAGAGCAGGGCGACGGCAAGAGCCTGGCTTACAACACGCACCCTGCTTCCTTCAAACCCCCTGTGGAG aGTCAAGttcagaaaaacaagaagatcCTCAAGGCGGTGCGAGACTTGGCCCCAGACTCCCTCATCATTGAGTACAGGGGAAAGTTCATGCTTCGACAGCAGTTTGAGGCCAACGGTTACTTTTTCAAGAG GCCGTACCCATTTGTGCTATTTTATTCCAAATTCGACGGACTGGAGATGTGTGTGGACGCACGCAGTTTTGGGAATGAGGCACGCTTCATCCGTCGCTCCTGCACCCCTAACTCTGAA GTGCGGCACGTCGTCGAGGATGGCATGCTGCATTTATACATCTACTCACTGAGGCCTATCATAAAGGGCACAGAGATCACCATCGGTTTTGATTTCGACTACGGCAGCTG TAAATACAAGGTGGACTGTGCCTGCCTGAAGGGAAACCCCGAGTGCCCCGTGCTCAAGCACAACCTGGAGCCCACGGAGAACATGGGCTCGGGAGGCCGACGCCGACGAAGCCTCAAGGACAAGGAAATGGTCCGGGACGACTTGGGCCAGAACCAGAACGTGGGCCTGGACGGCGAGGGGAAGAGCAAGAGCGTGGGCGACGGGAAGCAGAGGAAGCTGTCTCCTCTTCGCCTCTCCATCTCTAACAACCAG GATCCTGAGTTATATGAGGATCTAGAAGACAAAACCTCCGTTAGCAATGAAGTAGAGATGGAGTCAGAGGAGCAGattgcagagaggaggaggaagatg acacgagaggagaggaagatggaggCCATCCTGCAAGCCTTTGCCCGCatggagaagagggagaagcGCAGGGAGCAGGCGCTGGAGAGGATCGGGACCGTCAAGACGGAGGTCGGGGGTCGCAGCGACATCAAGGACGAGCCTCCAGTCACTCCAGAGATGGCGGATTCTCCAACTGTGATGCAG CCGCTCCTGGAGGTGAAAGAGGAACCGGGCTTAAAACCAGCGAAGGTAAAAGGCTCCAGGAACCGGAAGAGCTTCTCGAGGAATCGCACGCACATCGGCCAACAGCGCCGGCGAGCTCGCACCATCAGCACCTGCTCGGACCTGCCGCCCGGCTCTCCAATCGAGTCCATCGAGCCTCTGAGCAACGAGATGCCCGAGGGAGAGATGCTGCCTGCGCCCGAGCCTGAGGCCATCGACGCTCAAGGAGCCCCGGAGTCCAGCCCCCCACACAGCTGCTCACCTGCACCGGACAGAGTACGCACCGGGAGCAAGAACTTCAAAACTAAAAAG CACTTTGTGAGCGAGTGGGTGggagagaagcagcagcagcagatgcagGACCACAGTGGAGTACGGACCCCGGAGCCGGTCCCAGAGAGGCCGCTGAGAATAAGCAGCGACCCCGAGGTCCTCGCCACGCAGCTGAACGCCCTCCCCGGCATGGCCTGCTCGCCACAGGTCTACAGCACGCCCAAACACTACGTCCGCTTCTCCTCGCCCTTCCTGGCAAACCGCAGCCCGACAACTCCGGGAGTCCCTACGGGGAGACGGCGTTCCAGAGAACTGCCAGAAACGCCACCGACCACGGGCTCTTGCAAGAAG CGATGGCTGAAGCAGgctctggaggaggagggatccCCCAGCCCGGCCAGGCGACCTAGTCTGTTCATGCCCTGTGAGGGTCCTCTCAGCCCCTCTATCAACGGAGACTCTGACAGCCCCCTCCCTTACAACGGCACCTGCTCTTTACCAG AGTTGCCCACACCTTTGAAGAAGCGACGGTTAAGCCCGTTGGACGCCTGTATCTCTGAGAGCTCCACGCCCTACGGTTCCCCGTGTGCCACGCCCACCAGGGCCGAGCAACCGGAGGCCCCCGCGACCCCCGTCTTACTGGCTACGCCGCCTCGGACTCGAATAGAGGAGCCAAGTACAGAGCCCCTGCCCAgcaccccaacacacacacttagcacCCCTCAGGAG agTGAATCTTCAGCGGAAAGCTCCCCAGAGGTCAGCCGGAAACCCAGCGTACAAGAG GCCGATCGTCCTCCTTCGTTGGTCTCCTCTCCCTGCATCCGAGCCACCAGTTCAGACGGACTTCCCACAGAAGTCAAGCTGTCTGCTCCGGACAGTCCGCAGCCTCCAGCTTCTGAATCCGTGGACTCTGGAGAGGACCGTGCAGATGCTGCAGTGGTAGAAGTCAGCAGTGAGGCCTCCTCGTCCGCAGAAACTTGTGCTTCCTCTTTTTCTGGATGGATCAAAAGTCCGGACAGAGGCCCGACTGGACCAGCTGGCCTGAACTTCTCTCCAGTCAACTCAAACTTACGGGACCTCACCCCCTCACACACCCTGGAGCCTCTGGTTGCTCCGTTCAGGCCCGACGCTGCAGCGGGGGCTGCGGCAGGGTCCACAGCGGGGACGGGGACTCTGGTTGTCTCTCAGGCCCCCTTCAGTGAAGGACAGGGGCCGCTCTTTTATCCTTGCGCTGAGGAAGGTGGTCTCGCTTTCTCACGCTCGCTTAGCGGGGACGGCAGCGGAGAGGGCGGAGGGTCGGCGCAGAAcccaccacagaagaagaag GTGTCTCTTCTGGAATACAGGAAGCGTCAGCGCGAAGCTCGGCGCAGCGGCTCCAAAACCGAATGCAGCTCTCCCGTCGCCACCGTGCCGCCTCTGAGCGTGGACGCCTTCCCCTGTGCTCCGGAGATCACCAGTGAACCTCCTCCGCCCCCGGCCCCCGCTGTGCCCTGcaacaccaccaccatcatcaccaccaccccCACCACCGCCACCACCCCCAACACCAACCCCCCAGCTGTCAAAGAGCCACAGCCCAGCGAAGAGGCCGAGGCGTCCGGAgagaagggggagagagagggaggagagggacagTG GACGTCGTCCACCTCTGTAGAGCAGGCCCGAGAACGCAGCTACCACAGAGCTCTGCTGCTcagcaaagacaaagacacag ATGCTGAGGCAGAAGGTGGAGATACACCCGCACTTAGAGACTGCCCTTCCCCGAGTCTCCAAAAGACCCCCACCCACGCA ccgGGCTCTCCTGGTCCTCCCGCTCAGCCTCCCAGCCGGCCCACAAAGGAGGAAGACGCCGAAAGTCAGCCGCGGACGCCGAACCCCACCAGCCAGCCCCCGAGCAAGCCTGCAGGACCCAAACCCACCCCTCTGACTCCCACTAAGCTGCTTCCTACCCCCTTACCCTCATCTCCTGTTCACTACCCCGGACCCTCCCTCCTGCACTCCCCCAAACCTCAGCCTCAAGGCTCCCCCTTCCGCAGCCAGAGGGCGCTGTTCTCCACCCAGCCTCCGAACCAACctcagcctcaggcacaggccGGCCCCGCTCCTTTCCCCCAGTACAATGCCCAGAGTGCTCCCCCaccacctccccctcctcccccggCACCTCCAGTCTCCACGGCGTACTTCCCCAACCCGAGCCCCTCACCTGCAGGACCCTTCCCCGGGTTTAAACCCTCCGTTACCCCTCCTTACCCTCCTGGTTCTCAGCCTATGATGCAGACTCTCCCCATCAGCGTGCACTATCAGAGCTCGGCTGCTCCTCCACCGCCTCCCCCTCCGCCCCCCCACCCGATGCCCGGCCCCACCCTCCTGCACTTGCAGCCTCCTCCCATCCAGCAGCACCAGCTCCTGCTGACTACAGCTCCTCCGCCGCCGCCTCCTCCACAAGGCCAGGCCGCCcagacgcagcagcagcagcagccacctCCAGGCGGCGGCAACCTGCTGTCCCtcacccctcctccacctcctcccccacCTCCCCCCGCGCCCTCGTCCAACGCCCCAATGCAGCCCCTCCACTTTCAGAACTTAGCGGGGTTTCAGCCGGCGTTGCTGCACCCAGGTGCCGCCGCCAACCCTTCAGTACCCCCATCCTCGTATCCCCCGCCCCTTCAGCAGACCGGACTgcctccacctccccctcctcccccacaACAGACTCAACAGGGCCAGGCTCAGGCCGCTGCCTCCCAGATGCCTTCTGGGACTCGTGGAGCTCCTGCATCCTCGACCCCTTTCCACAGCTCGGGGTACCTGAGCACGGGGTGGCACTGA
- the kmt2e gene encoding inactive histone-lysine N-methyltransferase 2E isoform X3, giving the protein MSIVIPVGVDTADTSYLDMAAGSDRPESVEASPVVVEKSSYPHQIYSSSSHHSHSYIGLPYADHNYGARPPPTPPASPPPSMLIRQGEGGLFVPGGQDEASRGTTLSTSEDGSYGADITRCICGFTHDDGYMICCDKCSAWQHIDCMGIDRQNIPETYLCERCQPRHLDRERAILLQTRKRECLSDGDTSATESGDEVPLELYSTFQHTPTTITLTTGRLGNKQADKKRKKSGDKEPPAGSARAKKAFREGSRKSSRVKGAAPEQEPTEHPSLWENKIKTWMERYEEASSNQYSEDVQVLLRVKEQGDGKSLAYNTHPASFKPPVESQVQKNKKILKAVRDLAPDSLIIEYRGKFMLRQQFEANGYFFKRPYPFVLFYSKFDGLEMCVDARSFGNEARFIRRSCTPNSEVRHVVEDGMLHLYIYSLRPIIKGTEITIGFDFDYGSCKYKVDCACLKGNPECPVLKHNLEPTENMGSGGRRRRSLKDKEMVRDDLGQNQNVGLDGEGKSKSVGDGKQRKLSPLRLSISNNQDPELYEDLEDKTSVSNEVEMESEEQIAERRRKMASPAEQSHLPVWAASSWKGLKHKETREERKMEAILQAFARMEKREKRREQALERIGTVKTEVGGRSDIKDEPPVTPEMADSPTVMQPLLEVKEEPGLKPAKVKGSRNRKSFSRNRTHIGQQRRRARTISTCSDLPPGSPIESIEPLSNEMPEGEMLPAPEPEAIDAQGAPESSPPHSCSPAPDRVRTGSKNFKTKKHFVSEWVGEKQQQQMQDHSGVRTPEPVPERPLRISSDPEVLATQLNALPGMACSPQVYSTPKHYVRFSSPFLANRSPTTPGVPTGRRRSRELPETPPTTGSCKKRWLKQALEEEGSPSPARRPSLFMPCEGPLSPSINGDSDSPLPYNGTCSLPELPTPLKKRRLSPLDACISESSTPYGSPCATPTRAEQPEAPATPVLLATPPRTRIEEPSTEPLPSTPTHTLSTPQESESSAESSPEVSRKPSVQEADRPPSLVSSPCIRATSSDGLPTEVKLSAPDSPQPPASESVDSGEDRADAAVVEVSSEASSSAETCASSFSGWIKSPDRGPTGPAGLNFSPVNSNLRDLTPSHTLEPLVAPFRPDAAAGAAAGSTAGTGTLVVSQAPFSEGQGPLFYPCAEEGGLAFSRSLSGDGSGEGGGSAQNPPQKKKVSLLEYRKRQREARRSGSKTECSSPVATVPPLSVDAFPCAPEITSEPPPPPAPAVPCNTTTIITTTPTTATTPNTNPPAVKEPQPSEEAEASGEKGEREGGEGQWTSSTSVEQARERSYHRALLLSKDKDTDAEAEGGDTPALRDCPSPSLQKTPTHAPGSPGPPAQPPSRPTKEEDAESQPRTPNPTSQPPSKPAGPKPTPLTPTKLLPTPLPSSPVHYPGPSLLHSPKPQPQGSPFRSQRALFSTQPPNQPQPQAQAGPAPFPQYNAQSAPPPPPPPPPAPPVSTAYFPNPSPSPAGPFPGFKPSVTPPYPPGSQPMMQTLPISVHYQSSAAPPPPPPPPPHPMPGPTLLHLQPPPIQQHQLLLTTAPPPPPPPQGQAAQTQQQQQPPPGGGNLLSLTPPPPPPPPPPAPSSNAPMQPLHFQNLAGFQPALLHPGAAANPSVPPSSYPPPLQQTGLPPPPPPPPQQTQQGQAQAAASQMPSGTRGAPASSTPFHSSGYLSTGWH; this is encoded by the exons ATGAGCATAGTCATCCCAGTAGGGGTGGACACAGCAGACACCTCATACCTGGACATGGCTGCGGGCTCAGA CAGACCTGAATCGGTGGAGGCCAGCCCTGTGGTGGTGGAAAAGTCCAGCTACCCACACCAGATCTACAGCAGCAGTTCTCACCATTCCCACAGTTACATTGGCCTGCCTTATGCT GACCATAACTATGGGGCCCGGCCCCCACCTACACCGCCAgcctcccctcccccctccatGTTGATCCGACAAGGAGAGGGGGGGCTGTTTGTTCCAGGGGGTCAGGACGAAGCATCTCGGGGCACCACGCTCAGCACCTCAGAGGATGGCAGCTACGGGGCTGACATCACCCGCTGCATCTGTGGCTTCACCCATGATGACGGCTACATGATCTGCTGTGACAAGTGCAG TGCCTGGCAGCATATAGACTGCATGGGCATCGACAGGCAGAACATTCCTGAGACCTACCTGTGTGAACGCTGCCAACCACGACACCTGGACAGAGAGAGGGCCATCCTGCTGCAGACCAGGAAACGGGAATGTTTGTCTG ATGGGGACACCAGTGCTACAGAGAGTGGAGATGAAGTGCCGCTAGAGCTCTACTCCACCTTCCAACACACGCCTACCACCATCACACTGACGACCGGGCGCCTTGGCAATAAGCAGgctgacaaaaaaagaaaaaagagtggTGATAAAGAGCCTCCAGCGGGTTCTGCACGAGCCAAGAAG GCTTTCAGAGAGGGGTCCAGAAAGTCCTCCAGAGTAAAG GGTGCAGCTCCGGAGCAGGAGCCCACCGAGCACCCGTCCCTTTGGGAGAACAAGATCAAGACGTGGATGGAGCGTTACGAGGAGGCCAGCAGTAATCAGTACAGCGAGGACGTCCAGGTCCTGCTGCGTGTCAAAGAGCAGGGCGACGGCAAGAGCCTGGCTTACAACACGCACCCTGCTTCCTTCAAACCCCCTGTGGAG aGTCAAGttcagaaaaacaagaagatcCTCAAGGCGGTGCGAGACTTGGCCCCAGACTCCCTCATCATTGAGTACAGGGGAAAGTTCATGCTTCGACAGCAGTTTGAGGCCAACGGTTACTTTTTCAAGAG GCCGTACCCATTTGTGCTATTTTATTCCAAATTCGACGGACTGGAGATGTGTGTGGACGCACGCAGTTTTGGGAATGAGGCACGCTTCATCCGTCGCTCCTGCACCCCTAACTCTGAA GTGCGGCACGTCGTCGAGGATGGCATGCTGCATTTATACATCTACTCACTGAGGCCTATCATAAAGGGCACAGAGATCACCATCGGTTTTGATTTCGACTACGGCAGCTG TAAATACAAGGTGGACTGTGCCTGCCTGAAGGGAAACCCCGAGTGCCCCGTGCTCAAGCACAACCTGGAGCCCACGGAGAACATGGGCTCGGGAGGCCGACGCCGACGAAGCCTCAAGGACAAGGAAATGGTCCGGGACGACTTGGGCCAGAACCAGAACGTGGGCCTGGACGGCGAGGGGAAGAGCAAGAGCGTGGGCGACGGGAAGCAGAGGAAGCTGTCTCCTCTTCGCCTCTCCATCTCTAACAACCAG GATCCTGAGTTATATGAGGATCTAGAAGACAAAACCTCCGTTAGCAATGAAGTAGAGATGGAGTCAGAGGAGCAGattgcagagaggaggaggaagatg GCCAGCCCAGCGGAGCAGTCCCATCTCCCTGTGTGGGCGGCCTCCAGCTGGAAGGGACTGAAACACAAGGAG acacgagaggagaggaagatggaggCCATCCTGCAAGCCTTTGCCCGCatggagaagagggagaagcGCAGGGAGCAGGCGCTGGAGAGGATCGGGACCGTCAAGACGGAGGTCGGGGGTCGCAGCGACATCAAGGACGAGCCTCCAGTCACTCCAGAGATGGCGGATTCTCCAACTGTGATGCAG CCGCTCCTGGAGGTGAAAGAGGAACCGGGCTTAAAACCAGCGAAGGTAAAAGGCTCCAGGAACCGGAAGAGCTTCTCGAGGAATCGCACGCACATCGGCCAACAGCGCCGGCGAGCTCGCACCATCAGCACCTGCTCGGACCTGCCGCCCGGCTCTCCAATCGAGTCCATCGAGCCTCTGAGCAACGAGATGCCCGAGGGAGAGATGCTGCCTGCGCCCGAGCCTGAGGCCATCGACGCTCAAGGAGCCCCGGAGTCCAGCCCCCCACACAGCTGCTCACCTGCACCGGACAGAGTACGCACCGGGAGCAAGAACTTCAAAACTAAAAAG CACTTTGTGAGCGAGTGGGTGggagagaagcagcagcagcagatgcagGACCACAGTGGAGTACGGACCCCGGAGCCGGTCCCAGAGAGGCCGCTGAGAATAAGCAGCGACCCCGAGGTCCTCGCCACGCAGCTGAACGCCCTCCCCGGCATGGCCTGCTCGCCACAGGTCTACAGCACGCCCAAACACTACGTCCGCTTCTCCTCGCCCTTCCTGGCAAACCGCAGCCCGACAACTCCGGGAGTCCCTACGGGGAGACGGCGTTCCAGAGAACTGCCAGAAACGCCACCGACCACGGGCTCTTGCAAGAAG CGATGGCTGAAGCAGgctctggaggaggagggatccCCCAGCCCGGCCAGGCGACCTAGTCTGTTCATGCCCTGTGAGGGTCCTCTCAGCCCCTCTATCAACGGAGACTCTGACAGCCCCCTCCCTTACAACGGCACCTGCTCTTTACCAG AGTTGCCCACACCTTTGAAGAAGCGACGGTTAAGCCCGTTGGACGCCTGTATCTCTGAGAGCTCCACGCCCTACGGTTCCCCGTGTGCCACGCCCACCAGGGCCGAGCAACCGGAGGCCCCCGCGACCCCCGTCTTACTGGCTACGCCGCCTCGGACTCGAATAGAGGAGCCAAGTACAGAGCCCCTGCCCAgcaccccaacacacacacttagcacCCCTCAGGAG agTGAATCTTCAGCGGAAAGCTCCCCAGAGGTCAGCCGGAAACCCAGCGTACAAGAG GCCGATCGTCCTCCTTCGTTGGTCTCCTCTCCCTGCATCCGAGCCACCAGTTCAGACGGACTTCCCACAGAAGTCAAGCTGTCTGCTCCGGACAGTCCGCAGCCTCCAGCTTCTGAATCCGTGGACTCTGGAGAGGACCGTGCAGATGCTGCAGTGGTAGAAGTCAGCAGTGAGGCCTCCTCGTCCGCAGAAACTTGTGCTTCCTCTTTTTCTGGATGGATCAAAAGTCCGGACAGAGGCCCGACTGGACCAGCTGGCCTGAACTTCTCTCCAGTCAACTCAAACTTACGGGACCTCACCCCCTCACACACCCTGGAGCCTCTGGTTGCTCCGTTCAGGCCCGACGCTGCAGCGGGGGCTGCGGCAGGGTCCACAGCGGGGACGGGGACTCTGGTTGTCTCTCAGGCCCCCTTCAGTGAAGGACAGGGGCCGCTCTTTTATCCTTGCGCTGAGGAAGGTGGTCTCGCTTTCTCACGCTCGCTTAGCGGGGACGGCAGCGGAGAGGGCGGAGGGTCGGCGCAGAAcccaccacagaagaagaag GTGTCTCTTCTGGAATACAGGAAGCGTCAGCGCGAAGCTCGGCGCAGCGGCTCCAAAACCGAATGCAGCTCTCCCGTCGCCACCGTGCCGCCTCTGAGCGTGGACGCCTTCCCCTGTGCTCCGGAGATCACCAGTGAACCTCCTCCGCCCCCGGCCCCCGCTGTGCCCTGcaacaccaccaccatcatcaccaccaccccCACCACCGCCACCACCCCCAACACCAACCCCCCAGCTGTCAAAGAGCCACAGCCCAGCGAAGAGGCCGAGGCGTCCGGAgagaagggggagagagagggaggagagggacagTG GACGTCGTCCACCTCTGTAGAGCAGGCCCGAGAACGCAGCTACCACAGAGCTCTGCTGCTcagcaaagacaaagacacag ATGCTGAGGCAGAAGGTGGAGATACACCCGCACTTAGAGACTGCCCTTCCCCGAGTCTCCAAAAGACCCCCACCCACGCA ccgGGCTCTCCTGGTCCTCCCGCTCAGCCTCCCAGCCGGCCCACAAAGGAGGAAGACGCCGAAAGTCAGCCGCGGACGCCGAACCCCACCAGCCAGCCCCCGAGCAAGCCTGCAGGACCCAAACCCACCCCTCTGACTCCCACTAAGCTGCTTCCTACCCCCTTACCCTCATCTCCTGTTCACTACCCCGGACCCTCCCTCCTGCACTCCCCCAAACCTCAGCCTCAAGGCTCCCCCTTCCGCAGCCAGAGGGCGCTGTTCTCCACCCAGCCTCCGAACCAACctcagcctcaggcacaggccGGCCCCGCTCCTTTCCCCCAGTACAATGCCCAGAGTGCTCCCCCaccacctccccctcctcccccggCACCTCCAGTCTCCACGGCGTACTTCCCCAACCCGAGCCCCTCACCTGCAGGACCCTTCCCCGGGTTTAAACCCTCCGTTACCCCTCCTTACCCTCCTGGTTCTCAGCCTATGATGCAGACTCTCCCCATCAGCGTGCACTATCAGAGCTCGGCTGCTCCTCCACCGCCTCCCCCTCCGCCCCCCCACCCGATGCCCGGCCCCACCCTCCTGCACTTGCAGCCTCCTCCCATCCAGCAGCACCAGCTCCTGCTGACTACAGCTCCTCCGCCGCCGCCTCCTCCACAAGGCCAGGCCGCCcagacgcagcagcagcagcagccacctCCAGGCGGCGGCAACCTGCTGTCCCtcacccctcctccacctcctcccccacCTCCCCCCGCGCCCTCGTCCAACGCCCCAATGCAGCCCCTCCACTTTCAGAACTTAGCGGGGTTTCAGCCGGCGTTGCTGCACCCAGGTGCCGCCGCCAACCCTTCAGTACCCCCATCCTCGTATCCCCCGCCCCTTCAGCAGACCGGACTgcctccacctccccctcctcccccacaACAGACTCAACAGGGCCAGGCTCAGGCCGCTGCCTCCCAGATGCCTTCTGGGACTCGTGGAGCTCCTGCATCCTCGACCCCTTTCCACAGCTCGGGGTACCTGAGCACGGGGTGGCACTGA